A segment of the Scophthalmus maximus strain ysfricsl-2021 chromosome 11, ASM2237912v1, whole genome shotgun sequence genome:
TTATGTTTAGAGAGAAAAAGTCCCCATCATGTAACTGTGGTTGTGAATTGAGttctgattgtttttaaataaacacagatgaAAGTCGCATATCACCGAAAAtaccgatatgagcctttcataGACATAAACACCGCCGATATGAAATcctttattgtacagaataaacaatgcagcatttttttattcaatataattattacattttacatgaagtaaaatttttatttttttacttcaagttctatatatttggttgtatttgttttcttcatagTTAATAGTGATAACGTTTATGATTGATATTGGTATCAGCCCCCCAAAAGGATCcgtatcagtcgggctctaatgtgaataacaataatattatttatgtaATGTTTTGATATTTCCAGTACAACATTAAATCGGAATTCATTGTTTACCTGCTAGTTTTTTCTTAACTGCTTAATTGACTGTGTAATAGTCAAAATTCAATTTTTCCTCAAATGTAGATAattaacataaaacataactTTCTAccgacaataaaataaaatgtagacTGGAACAATTGTGTGAGTACACATTTGATAAGGTGACGCTCTAAGTCGTTTAACGTGAAATGGCCTTAACGTCACCTAATTTgctaaagcagcgatcaataatcaccaaatttctctcaaaTATGTCTTTCATAAACACCTTTTTGAAAGGTATGTCATATGCCACTCACCAATTCTGAAAATACttattcattgtgtgtgtgttgtccatcAGGAGTTTGTTAACGAAGCCCAAGTCGGAGATGAGCCCCGAGGAGCTCCAgaagcgagaggaggaggagttcaaCACCGGCCCCCTGTCGGTGCTCACCCAGTCGGTGAAGAACAACACGCAGGTCCTCATCAACTGCCGCAACAACAAGAAGCTGCTCGGCAGAGTCAAGGCCTTCGACAGGTGATCAGATGACACGTTTGTGTGTATACAAGTGTTTCGTTtgatgccttttttaaaaacatataaattaTTAGAATTTTGGTTATCTAAATAGAGGGGTGGCAATTTTACTCATACCAACAATCTGAATTTTTCTTTCATGGTATATTTTTCATATCTGCGGtgagcttcctcttcctcaatgGATTTTAACTGCTCTGATATGGTCGCCATGATCCTTTATGTGTAGAGATATGAAAATACTGCTCAAGCACCTGTCCATACAACTAGGGTCCGACCGATATGGACTTTTGTGGGCctatattgatattattattatcagtacaagatttctgatacGATACATtggcccatatatatatatgtatataattttgtattaatctctcaatgattcctaagatgccgttatcaaaccttcatggcaaagaaatgtaattgaggtttgatattttagtttgaccataaactttatcataaataactataaataaaaatgaaaacacaaaaacaatcaaatatatagaatatatatgaATTAAAATATCGTTTAACATGTGAATTATTGTTCGGGCTCCACGTATTACtaaatattatactgtatcaTAGATAAGATCAGTAactatttcaaatcaaacatcaacaaaaaacaaagtaacattaaaaaaatgaatagcatGTTCAGACACATCTGACTCATTGATAAACTGATGACTACAAACAGGCTGCTTGTGTGAAAACCTGATATGGATTTTAATAAATATCACAAAAGGAAGTGGTTTGATACTTTTTAATCATCTCAAATGCTTTCAAAGGTAATAAATGTATCActtatacagaaaaaaatacagagggaAAGATTACAAAAATCTGTCGTGATTAAAATAACCTATTTCCCTTATTAACAAATCGATCATCTATATACCATTTATACAGATGATTAATTGAAATCTATAtaacatttgcacacacacacgtacgtcaTTTCTTTTCACGcattattacttttttcaatCGCATTATAACctaatatttttgtcatatttttataGTTTCACTTcctttatattacattttttgttgtcgtttctATTCTCTTTGTTCTTGCACTGCTctactttttaaatttgcttCATCTTccccttatttttttatttgctatgttttattttgcaccaaatcaccaaagcaaattccttgttATGAGAACACAGTTGTGattgtgattctgattctgtGTCCCTCAGACACTGCAACATGGTCCTGGAGAACGTGAAGGAGATGTGGACCGAAGTCCCCAAGAGCgggaaggggaagaagaagtcGAAGCCCGTGAACAAGGACCGCTACATCTCCAAAATGTTCCTGAGGGGCGACTCGGTCATCGTGGTGCTGAGGAACCCTCTGATCACCGGGAAATGAACACTGTCTGAAACCCGACGGCAGTGGACCGTCACTCACGTTcgccctttttgttttttgtttcatgttttttttttcttctttgaccGATGTCGTCGGGTCACTGCGTGAAATATCGTGTAGACACAAAATTATGTTTCTACTGTTTTGAGGCACATTGGTGcaggattttgattttgttgtctCCAGAACGTttctcattttaataataaaagtgatgaaaagaTTCAAGAGTCGTGAAGGTATTTATGCTTTTTAGCTTGTGAGTTTTCTTCCTGCTGTGAAAACATGATGTAAGCACGGTTCCTCCAACGCAGAATGGGATTAGATTTTTTGTAAACTTTCCAGGTTTTGATAAGTATGGAAAAAATATTAGTGTTTCCAGACTCAAGTccatcaaatgttttaatatgagAATCAGTCCGTAGAACTGGTAACGTCGGAATGTGATATTTTAACTAACAGTAAATTCATTTAGCAGAAGCTTTTGTCAAAagcgacttacagtaagtgcattcaaccatgaagatatgacAAAGAATTGCAAGAAGCGATAGAgaacaaacatttatcaaataggcaaaaacagcttcaagtgctcatttagttttttcaatttgaattttaaaaataaataaattcagggagtaaggtgcagtctgaacagttggattttgaaatgatttatttacataatgtttagaataaattataatattcatttatataatatttactttataaaaaaaactagctATTTGTACTCTGCCTGAAAAAGATCTACcaacaataatgaaatgttAGTCTGGAAAAGAGTCTTGATGTTCTGAactggaaaatgtgtaggaaccctgacATTAGCAGACACTggtgtatatattgtatataatgaTATTGACTTCCTAAACATGAAGCTGTTTGCTCTTGGATATGgtctaaaaaaaactacttgtaCTCTGCCGGAAAAATCTaccaaaaagaaggaaatttgattctggaattttgaaatggaaaatgtgtaggaaccctgtcGGCTCACAAAAGACTAATATCTCCAACGTTcatattgtttctgtctgttatAATCCACCCAACAGCAGATGTACCACTGGCACAAAATAattcctcccttttttctcttcttcagtgctcctgcctccctcctccctcctccctccctccgtcactctCCCCTGACGGTATCTAGTGTGTCGGGCTTGATTTCAGTCATCGGCGCTCAATATGCGACAAACTGCCGTTTAAAGGGGCCGCTGCATTATTGATGAGACCAGATGTGCTGACTGTCACTTCACACCCTcgcctcctctcgtctctctgttCGTCTCTCTGTTCGTCTCTCGCTCTCCGTCCCCTCCTGACCACTTTGTTAATTGTCTTAATAGCTTAACAGCCCGGTCTCGTCTTACTTCTCTCGGAACACTCGGCACCTAACTTCTGCTCTTTGGTGCTCTCGGATTTAGCTGCCCAAGAGCGTGGGATTGTAATTTTGTGAGAAAGTTTGAAGAAACTTTTGCATCAATTTCTGAATCTGTGTTCACGTCTCTGTAGATCTGCAACAGTTAACGGATTagtaactattttgataatcgattactTCGGTTAAGCagtttttatgaggaaaaaaaggtcataattccctgatttcagctccttaaatgtgaatatgttctggtttctttgctcctctgtgacagtgaactgaagatctttggtgtgtggacaaaacaaaacatcatgtcagTGGTTTTGgcaaacacgatcgacatttttcaccatttatgaaccaaacaactgatcgattaatcgggaaaataaccgacagatcaatcgattatgaaaatcatGGTTGGTTGTCAGCCTTTCAGCTCTGGTCCCATTTGTCAGCCTCATATTTAGAGTTCAATCGGAACCGTCTTACATTCACATCTATTATTTTTAAGTAGGTTCCTTCCTGCTAAACCTGTTATCTTAAAAATCTAATGTTTCATAACCTGACATGACGCAACACCTCTACTATCCCTGCTGCACCTGAGGCCAGTATCTGAGATcgttgtggggggggggggggggggggggggggggggggcagtgaagCCTGCTGGGTCCGAGGTGAGGAGGACTGAACCATGGCGAGGGGTCGGTATGATGAGCAGTGGAGTTGAAATACACTGACGTTGACGTTacgaacctttttttttttttgtagttgtgttTTAGGCAAACTTTGACTTCCACTAAAAGTTTGAGTGGGATCGTGTTGCACTCGACGAGATGAGGagacagagcagctgctgcgtGGAGCCCCGTGGCCACCGGTGAGCTCACCTCCTTCATAGATTAAATACTGAACTGAATTAATCTCTATTTGACCAATTTATTGGTTGGTCGCTAAAATTGGTATATGGATGTTAGTGTTTGCTggtgaaaacttttattttacagaataaacaatgtagAAAAgatatgcattttattttactttgtaaaACTTTGCT
Coding sequences within it:
- the snrpd2 gene encoding small nuclear ribonucleoprotein Sm D2; this encodes MSLLTKPKSEMSPEELQKREEEEFNTGPLSVLTQSVKNNTQVLINCRNNKKLLGRVKAFDRHCNMVLENVKEMWTEVPKSGKGKKKSKPVNKDRYISKMFLRGDSVIVVLRNPLITGK